A region from the Arachis ipaensis cultivar K30076 chromosome B01, Araip1.1, whole genome shotgun sequence genome encodes:
- the LOC107633349 gene encoding microtubule-associated protein RP/EB family member 1A, whose product MASNIGMMDSAYFVGRNEILTWINSTLHLNLSRIEEAASGAVQCQMMDMTYPGVVPMHKVNFDAKTEYDMIQNYKILQDVFNKLKIDKHIEVNRLVKGRPLDNLEFLQWLKRYCDSVNGGIMNENYNPVERRCKGGKDRNLRCSIKGSKSLQTNIVNHSGSGTALNSNPTSGAKQIRPSGVENEPNKSAEIEALSQQVADLKIAMGHLEKERDFYFAKLRDIEILCQASEVDNNPMTVATKKILYADEAKESALDEALGYLNQTLNSVQDEAETEA is encoded by the exons ATGGCTTCCAATATTGGAATGATGGACAGCGCCTACTTTGTCGGCAGGAATGAGATTCTCACTTGGATCAACTCCACTCTCCATCTCAATCTCTCTCGCATCGAGGag GCTGCATCTGGTGCTGTTCAATGCCAGATGATGGACATGACATATCCAGGTGTTGTTCCAATGCACAAG GTGAACTTTGATGCAAAGACAGAGTATGATATGATCCAGAATTACAAAATTCTGCAGGATGTGTTCAACAAGCTGAAAATTGACAAG CATATCGAAGTTAACAGGCTTGTTAAAGGCCGACCTCTGGATAACTTGGAGTTCCTGCAATGGTTGAAACGTTACTGTGATTCAGTGAATGGTGGCATTATGAATGA GAACTATAATCCTGTGGAACGAAGGTGTAAGGGTGGAAAGGACCGAAATCTAAGGTGTTCTATAAAGGGCTCAAAATCATTGCAGACAAACATTGTGAATCATTCTGGTTCAGGCACCGCACTCAATTCTAATCCAACATCTG GGGCCAAGCAAATCAGGCCAAGTGGAGTAGAAAATGAACCTAATAAGTCAGCAGAGATTGAGGCTTTGTCCCAACAG GTTGCTGATCTCAAAATTGCTATGGGTCACCTGGAAAAAGAAAGAGACTTTTACTTTGCAAAACTACGGGATATAGAAATCCTTTGTCAGGCTTCAGAAGTGGATAATAATCCT ATGACTGTAGCAACTAAGAAGATTTTGTATGCTGATGAAGCAAAGGAATCGGCACTAGATGAAGCTCTAGGTTACCTTAACCAAACTTTGAATTCTGTCCAAGATGAAGCAGAAACTGAAGCCTGA
- the LOC107619027 gene encoding stigma-specific STIG1-like protein 3 — protein sequence MGFLKAIFTIAITMALSIALITMNGINQLEEVKSSQDQQQQQPLIHDGENKIVLPSKRLNRFLAEYPDDKNPRNPKAADHCKRDNELCYLMGYDRNTTACCNNKCMDLGYDKHNCGACQQKCKKYTDSCCRGECVNTNFDKRHCGGCNNRCEKGQYCVYGLCGYA from the coding sequence ATGGGATTCCTAAAGGCCATATTCACCATAGCAATAACCATGGCTTTGTCGATCGCGCTCATCACGATGAACGGTATTAACCAGTTAGAGGAAGTGAAATCGTCGCAGGATCAGCAGCAGCAACAGCCATTGATCCATGATGGCGAAAACAAAATAGTTCTTCCTTCTAAGCGGCTGAATCGCTTCCTTGCTGAATATCCGGATGACAAGAATCCAAGGAATCCAAAAGCGGCAGATCATTGCAAAAGGGATAACGAGCTTTGCTACTTGATGGGTTACGATAGGAACACGACAGCGTGCTGCAACAACAAGTGTATGGACTTGGGGTACGACAAGCATAACTGCGGCGCGTGCCAGCAGAAATGCAAAAAGTATACTGATTCGTGCTGCAGAGGGGAATGCGTCAATACCAACTTCGACAAGAGGCATTGCGGCGGTTGTAACAACCGGTGTGAAAAGGGCCAATACTGTGTCTACGGACTCTGTGGTTACGCCTAA